Genomic window (Zymoseptoria tritici IPO323 chromosome 1, whole genome shotgun sequence):
CTGCGAAAGTTTTCGGCTTGCTCTGTGTCTTTCGAGTCTTCAACACGACGATACCCGTTGCTACTGAGTCGCGCGATCTGGGAAGAGATGGAATGAGGTTGGGAACGAACATTTGAAAGACTCTTGTGCATATGTTTAGGTCAATGTGTAGTGACCTGATAGGGAATATGTGATTGAGTGACTGAAGTGAACCTGGAAGGTTCAAGATTGACACATGAGGCGCTCGTGGTCATAGGCGGTATCATTCTAAATATCGGCCATGTCAATtttctgcctcaggcactTACTTACACGCGCATGTGAACTTCACAAGTGAAAGAGCTCAAAGCACTTCAGCGATTCGAGTCCAGCCCGAACACTGACACGCAGTGATTGTCACACGCCTCGGGCCTTTCGATGCTCGCTTGTGCCAACACTTTGTCCGCGCCATGATATTGCGATAGAAACGACAACATCCCACTCGCGCGACCATGTCGCAAGCTCACGACTTGCACCGCGCGCTCCTCAGACCCGCCATTATTCACACCCTCCGAGCCGCAGGTTTCCACAGCACGAAACCCTCAGTCCTCGACACTCTTGTCAACCTCGCCGAGCgtcacctcctccttctcgcctCCACCACAGCACAACATGCCTGGTCCAGCCATAATGACCCGGTCCCGACCATCACCGACCTGCGCATGGCGCTGTCCGACTGTGGTGTCCTAATACCCTACTCCGACCCCTCAGAAGAAGCCTGGAAAGAGCGCATGCGCAAGCCCTTGTCAGAAGTCGCCGACGTTCCCTCTGGTGGTGCCGCACGCAAGGTCGCAGAAAAGCGCAAGcgtgacgacgaggacacgAAGGACGTGCGAGAGTTTACGAGATGGTACGATTCTCCTCAGTACCGCGAGATCAAGCGTGTGGCGGGCATCATACCGGACGATAGTATCGCTCGGATGGGAGTTGGTGGACAAATGATGCAAGGAGATGACTTCTTCAcggcgttgaagaagaagctgagcAAGGCGGCGGATGACACGAGGCTACAGGGTACGGCGCTGGGAAGGCCAAATGAGTTcaaggaggtggtggttgaAGGTGGTCCCGTGCAGCACGTGAGAGATTGGAAGCCGAAGTTGGAGGAGAGATCTGTGAATGTTCAGGCACAGAACACGGCGGAGAGATCAAAAGAACCACAGGACGGACTGGATACAGTGGACGATATCGCAAAGGACTCCGCTatggaagaagtcgaggctGCAAGCTGACGAAAATGTGGTTGTGCTGTGCTTTGATATCAAATTAGCGAAGGCGCTCGGCGATTGGGATTCTTTCATACTGGAATTGAAGTGTTCAGCTTACTACCGGGCTAGCAAGACATGCCAACTTATCTAAAAGTACAGGTAGGCGTGCAGGTAACTTAGCAGCCGTACAGGTAAGCGCGCGAATACGGCTATGGAGTCGTTCGGCTAAGTTAGCAGACAGAAGACCGGTATGTTAGCAAGACGGCTGATTAGGCGTATAGGTGAGTTAGCAGGTCGCCCACAGCTACGATAGCAGCACGGCTTGCTAGGCGTTCAATTAAGCCAGTAGAATGAAGAACATATCTTAACAGGATTTTGTATTAGGAGGGCAGATGAGCAAGCGGGTCATTCTATTTTGACGCGCAGGTACTCTGGCGGGTACGACCGCAGCTCTTGCGCACTGTTCGAAGCAATCAGAACGTATCCGATCCACTGCTGAGAGTCCGCATCAAACAACGATGCATGGCCTGTGAAGCAACAATCTGTACAAGTGCTAGGCTTTCAACTTCCATCATATCCGCAGTCATCCCGCAAACCTGTCCCCTGCCCAAATCTATGCCGCGGAACGCTTCAAAGTAATCTTCATCAAAATCATCAGGACTCAGCGCGTGTACCAACGCGTTGAACTGCACTTCACTCTCGTCATTTCGCATGGCAGTTGGCAGATCCATTCGATTTCACGCTGCCGTTCAATCGCTTGGCTTCCTTGTCAGCCTTGAACTTCCCAATCTCGGACTGAACCGCCTTGTCCAGACGAGCCTTCAGCTCTGGGCGATAGCCGAAAACAAACAGGATCTCCAGCCAGACGAAGAAAGGTGCAAGGAAGAGAGCCTGCACCAAGTTGTCGAGAAGCGCTGGGGCTCGGCCTTCAAAGGCAAGGTGGCCGACAAACTGGAAGATCCAGGAGGCCACGTGGACGGCGATCGCGGCGTAGTTGGCGGTCATTCCGTAGGTGGATGTCAAGTGGTTTGCGTAGGCTGTGCCGGCAAGCAAAAGAGGAGCGAGCATGGCTCCGGCCACGGGTTCCATTAAGATGTATAATGAGCTATACATCACGCATGCTAAGGTCCCGAGATTGAGTGGGAGGTAGGGTATTTCTGCCCAGTCTGGAAGTGGTATTGCTGGCGTGTTGGTAGCCTTGACATGTCTGTCAGCATGCATATGATAGGGAGGAAGTGATTTCGTACGAATAGGAAGCCGGTCAAAAGGAGGACAGGCACGAATATGATGTGAATGCCGACATTGACCTTCAAGTGCGATCTGTCAGTCGTCGATCATCAAGATCGCGCTCATATGCCCGTCGTCGTACCGAATCGTGGTGATATGATCCATACTGCGAAGTGGGTCAGCAACTTGAGGCAGCTTGAGAAGTTGGTTGAAGCTCACAAATAGAAGTTGTTTCTCCAAATTTAACGCCATTGTCCTGAAGTTATCGCGAGCCCTGGAGACAAGAGCACTTCGGTCTCCGTGGTTCTGTTGAATGACTTCGAatgaggtgaggttgtttTGGATGTCGTCGGAACCGTGAGAGCATGCGCTCTACACTCAGCGCCGCCGGCAAGCCGGATCCACCCGGTCGGCAAGTTCCTTGGCGAAAACTGGAAGagtctctctcctcctcacagcTTGCCGTCCAACGACGAACTTCACCACCGCCCTTCTCCGCTCAACATCAACTCATCATCCGCAGTGGGAGCGGTAATCAATACATTCAGCTTCCATCGCCATCACAATGTTCCGCACCGCGCTCCGGACGAGCGCCCGCGTGGCCGctgccagcagcagcaaaaTCGTCGCCGTACGTACACACCACGCCCGCGCCGCCCAACGCCAGCGAGGGAGCTCCAATGGCGCTCAAAATGTCGATATGCCAGCTCAAAGGAGCCATCAGTGGCATTGGAGGACAAATTGAGGCGTTTTGGAGCTTCCGCCGCGCGCGCAGGCGTACTGGAAACAGAGAGCGAGCTCTCGGCTATTAGGGGACAGCACACTAACATTGGATTTGCATCGACAGCAGCGCACCACACCCGCCATCGCCTCCACGCTCGCCCGTGGCTATGCCTCCGAATCCAAGGCCCAGCCGACCGAGGTCTCCTCGATCCTCGAGCAGCGCATCCGTGGCGTACAGGAGGACACTGGTCTCGCCGAGACTGGTCGCGTCCTGACTGTCGGGTATGATGGGACAACACAATAGCCTACTCGCAGGAGCACAGGCGCTGACAGATTTGATAGTGACGGTATCGCTCGTGTCTACGGCATGAGGAACGTCCAGGCTGAGGAGCTCGTCGAGTACGTGGGACAATACACTCGAGTGCACGGACCATGGCTAACATTGGCACTTCAGGTTCGCCTCCGGCGTCAAGGGAATGTGCATGAACCTCGAAGCCGGCCAGGTCGGTGTCGTGCTTTTCGGTTCCGATCGTCTGGTCAAGGAAGGCGAGACCGTCAAGCGTACCGGCGAGATTGTGGGTTATGGCGGATATCTGGCTATGTAGCACAACGCTGACAAGGCCGCAGGTCGATGTCCCAGTCGGCGAGGCTATGCTTGGTCGTGTCGTCGACGCTCTCGGCAACCCCATCGATGGCAAGGGCCCAATCAAGACCACCGAGCGCCGCCGTGCCCAGATGAAGGCCCCTGGTATTCTTCCCCGCCAGTCTGTCAACCAGCCCGTGCAGACCGGCCTCAAGTCCGTCGACGCCATGGTGCCAATTGGCCGTGGTCAGCGTGAGTTGATCATCGGTGATCGTCAGACCGGAAAGACTGCCGTCGCTCTCGACACCATGCTCAACCAGAAGCGCTGGAACGAGGGTAACGACGAGACCAAGAAGCTTTACTGCATCTACGTCGCCGTTGGTCAGAAGCGATCCACCGTGGCCCAGCTCGTCAAGACTCTTGAGGAGAACGACGCCATGAAGTACACTTGCATTGTCGCCGCCACCGCCTCCGAGGCCGCTCCTCTTCAGTACATCGCGCCTTTCACTGGTACCTCCATCGGAGAGTGAGTGTATTCTGAGAATCCGCTCGTTCAATAGTTGCTGACCTCGACCGCAGGTACTTCCGTGACAACGGCAAGCACGCTGTCATCATCTTCGACGTAAGCATGGCTCTGAAACTGTCAGACCGGACGATTTGCTAACACTCATTCAGGATCTCTCCAAGCAGGCCGTGGCCTACCGCCAAAtgtctctccttctccgtcgTCCCCCCGGGCGCGAAGCGTATCCCGGTAGACCTTTTTTTGGAATATCGGTCTTCCCATCACCTTTACTGACACTTCTCAGGTGACGTCTTCTACCTCCACTCCCGTCTGCTGGAGCGTGCTGCCAAGATGAGCAACAAGACCCACGGAGGTGGTTCCCTCACTGCTCTGCCCATCATCGAGACTCAGGGTGGTGATGTGTCTGCCTACATCCCAACCAACGTCATTTCCATTACCGACGGACAGATTTTCCTCGAATGTAAGTCATTCACGCAACCCAAATGACATGCAAACACTTACTGACACCCTTCGAGCGGAGCTCTTCTATAAGGCCGGTCCCCTACAAAGTACTCATTTCCGCACCCTCACTGACTTTCACCTCAGGGAATTCGCCCGGCCATCAACGTCGGTCTTTCCGTGTCCCGTGTCGGATCCGCTGCCCAGCTCAAGGGTGAGTGAATCAATCCCGCATTGCAAATGTCTGCGCCCCCACTGACCATCACAACAGCCATGAAGCAAGTCGCCGGATCTCTCAAGCTCTTCTTGGCCCAATACCGTGAGGTCGCCGCTTTCGCCCAATTCGGTTCCGATCTCGATGCCTCCACCAAGCAGACCCTCAGCCGTGGCGAGCGTCTTACCGAGCTTCTCAAGCAGAAGCAGTACCAGCCCATGCCCGTCAGCGAGATGGTGCCGCTCATCTACGCCGGTGTCAACGGTCACCTCGACAAGATCCCCGTCAACAAGATCCTCAAGTGGGAGTCCGACTACCTCAGCCACCTCCGCAGCAACGAGTCCGAGCTTTTGTCCACCATTGACAAGGAGGGTGCTTTGAGCAAGGACCTCGAGGGCAAGCTCAAGAGCAGCATCACCAGCTTCATCTCAAGCTTCTCGTAGAGGAATGTTGGAATGATTGGGTGTGTGTACAATTACAAAAGGCGAAGGTTGAGCTCTCCGAGACGACAAGACGTCCTTCGCGGGTGTTGTggtagaggaggagacggtGCAACGAAAGCATTGTAGATACGCGAGAACCTTTTCCTTTGTATCAGTGATGCTGTCTGAACGTGTTACTCGTTGTGTCTGTGCCGGAGAGACTGGTCAAGCACTGGCGAGATACGACTTTGTACCCAGTCACTTGGCGCGTACTCCTTACAGGATTTCCAGATAACTTAGCAATACGTGGAGAGACACATTTCATAGTCTATTGTTGCAAGGCTTTTGACAAGACTAGTAACCATACCTGGCGCCTTGACTGACGGTACAAAGACATGAGAAGTAAAGTAGTGGACGTCCGGCCCTGCCAAACAGATAAGGTAGCAGGACGGTATCACTGATGAGGGAACTGCAATGGTCAGACGCAGGGGATCATCGAAAGTTGACTATGATTGAGTGGTAGAGATGCTCTCCCACAATAGTCATTTCGCTTTTGTGCTACGCTGTTCTATCGCACGTATCGTCTATCATGCCGTGAAGCTCATAAGCATTTCTCGTTAATTCCGACTCCTCGTCTCCATCGGATGCTCGCTGATCGTGCCCGTGGCCGACACAGGCGTCGAACCCGAATCCTGGCGTATCTCCTGCCCATCATGTCTCGGCTGTGCCTCGAGCGCGTCCAGAAATGGATTGTAGGGCGCTGCTATCGAGTACTCTCTGCCTCGATCTCGTGTGAAGTTCTCGCTACCGGGCCATCGTTGCTGCTGCGCGTGGATGCTGTCTAGTGGGCCGCCTACCACGCCGTATTTCTCCCAGTTGACGTAGGGTGTTCTGACTATGTCTTGTGGGCCTGGTATTCGTGGGAAGGACTTTGCTTTGTCGATGTCCATGGATGATCGTGAAGACCTCTTCGATGGCAGTTGCGAGGGTTGGGAGGGTTGTGAGTCTGGTATCTCAGTCCGCAGCTCGGTCGATTGTGTTGAAATTCCGGCCTCGTCTTCCCTCTCAGCGCCCAGAGTGACcggctcctcttcatcgtcactATCGCTGCCATTCGACCCATCAAGAATCGCTCGCAGATCGCCAATCTTGGGCCGCTCCTCCTTCAGCTTGCCCGCTGATAGCTCCGCCTTGAAGTGCTCTGGGTCATCGAGCGCCAGCTTCTTGATATCTGCCAAAGTCTTCAGATCATCCtgcgccttcttcttctggaaCTGTAGGGTTGAAATTGCGGCTCTTAATGCTATCGCATCTGTCGAATCCTCGCCGGAGAACGGTaatgttggtggtggagcgaTGTATTGTGCGATTGGCGGGTTCATCGTTGAGGTCGCCTCCGGCTGAGGTTGTTGGCCGGGCGTGTTTGGGTGGGAGAATGTGAAGTTCCCTCCATTTTCAGGTGGAACAAACGCGGCGGGTGAAGTGTTGTTTGTGACTGGGAGGGCCGGCTGGACTTTTGGCGTGATCGGTGAGTAGGGTGGAGCGGAAGGACTTGCGCTGCGCTGCGTCGGAGTGGGATATTGTGAGTGATGTTGCTGCTGTGGGTATTCCGCTTGGTGGTGGCCGATGTTGGATCGTGGTGCAATGATCGAGGACATGAAGATCGCTTCTGCCGTGCCGGTGGACTGTGCGCTGGCCTGGTCTGGTCTACGAACAGTCGTTCAAGTGTGAAAAGCTGACCGGGACGTTCGTTCACGCACAGTAGAAGGCTATTGTTTCAAGGGCGCTACGCACTGAGGATGTTGTAATTTGTGAATCACAAATACAAGTCCCGACGGAATTCTGGTTTCGCAATTGTCGGTCTCCTTGGGGGCGGGGCAGGAAGGCGGTCGCGGACCTCTTCGGGCTGTTTCTCCAGAATTTGCCTCGCACGTGACCGACAGAAGTCGAGTGACGCATGTGCGATCTCTCCTTTTGGTGCGAATCTCGCTCGTACAGCATGGAGATCATTGTCGCGGTCTAGGAGAACTACGTCGGAGACCATTCCAGCTTCTGGCCATCTCACGCTGGCGACACTTGTTTCTGGCATCCTGGCGAGTGCTTTCCACGCTGTACGCATGAGCAATAAACCCCCCCAGCGGAGCAAGGATAGCATTGTGATGCTATCTTCACTCCGTACCAGCGCTTCTCGTGCATGGCGATGCCCTCGGAGGCAGATGTACGAATCTGCATGGGAGAATCGCAGCGATAGGCATGCGAGAATGCCAAGAGT
Coding sequences:
- a CDS encoding F1F0 ATP synthase subunit alpha — translated: MFRTALRTSARVAAASSSKIVAQRTTPAIASTLARGYASESKAQPTEVSSILEQRIRGVQEDTGLAETGRVLTVGDGIARVYGMRNVQAEELVEFASGVKGMCMNLEAGQVGVVLFGSDRLVKEGETVKRTGEIVDVPVGEAMLGRVVDALGNPIDGKGPIKTTERRRAQMKAPGILPRQSVNQPVQTGLKSVDAMVPIGRGQRELIIGDRQTGKTAVALDTMLNQKRWNEGNDETKKLYCIYVAVGQKRSTVAQLVKTLEENDAMKYTCIVAATASEAAPLQYIAPFTGTSIGEYFRDNGKHAVIIFDDLSKQAVAYRQMSLLLRRPPGREAYPGDVFYLHSRLLERAAKMSNKTHGGGSLTALPIIETQGGDVSAYIPTNVISITDGQIFLESELFYKGIRPAINVGLSVSRVGSAAQLKAMKQVAGSLKLFLAQYREVAAFAQFGSDLDASTKQTLSRGERLTELLKQKQYQPMPVSEMVPLIYAGVNGHLDKIPVNKILKWESDYLSHLRSNESELLSTIDKEGALSKDLEGKLKSSITSFISSFS